The proteins below are encoded in one region of Bremerella sp. P1:
- a CDS encoding MotA/TolQ/ExbB proton channel family protein, whose amino-acid sequence MTPMARSILFLLAVMAFALPVLAQDGGAAVDPSNDEESPAIIEQRLSETDSLTLVSLILRGGKMMIPLGIMSVVVVALTLERLFALRKSKIIPYQLQRELSQLRLSEKGLDPREAYKLCKKYPSALANVIKTMLLRIGRPQSEVEHSVAEATEREADRLYGNVRWIALMGSVAPLLGLMGTVWGIIWTFYKTTQLEIGADRADQLAGGIFVALVTTLGGLTIAIPAMIFAQYFESRIVALFHEMDEILFDLIPGFEHYEGKLRAKHRTYEGPSTPAVKTMEPPKTAAPGGTLDGSQTQALPRSQ is encoded by the coding sequence ATGACACCGATGGCTCGCTCGATACTTTTTCTCCTGGCCGTAATGGCCTTTGCGTTACCGGTTCTTGCACAAGACGGTGGTGCTGCAGTTGACCCGTCGAACGATGAAGAGTCGCCGGCAATCATTGAGCAGCGTCTCAGTGAGACCGACTCGCTGACGTTGGTCAGCCTGATTTTGCGTGGCGGCAAAATGATGATCCCACTGGGGATCATGTCGGTTGTCGTCGTCGCGTTGACGCTCGAGCGGCTCTTCGCACTGCGAAAGTCGAAGATCATTCCCTATCAACTTCAACGGGAGCTATCCCAGTTGCGTCTTTCGGAGAAGGGGCTCGACCCGCGTGAGGCGTACAAGCTGTGCAAGAAGTATCCTTCCGCGTTAGCGAATGTCATCAAGACAATGCTCCTGCGCATCGGTCGTCCGCAGTCGGAAGTGGAACACTCCGTTGCCGAAGCCACGGAACGTGAAGCGGATCGCCTGTATGGCAATGTCCGCTGGATCGCCTTGATGGGTAGCGTGGCACCGCTGTTAGGGCTGATGGGTACCGTCTGGGGTATTATCTGGACGTTTTATAAAACAACCCAGTTGGAAATCGGAGCTGACCGTGCCGACCAGCTAGCTGGCGGTATCTTTGTGGCCCTGGTCACAACACTCGGCGGTTTGACGATTGCCATTCCCGCGATGATCTTCGCCCAGTACTTTGAAAGTCGTATTGTGGCGCTGTTTCACGAAATGGACGAAATCCTGTTCGATTTGATCCCTGGCTTCGAGCATTACGAGGGGAAGCTGCGAGCGAAGCACCGCACGTACGAGGGACCATCCACACCGGCGGTGAAAACCATGGAGCCACCCAAGACCGCGGCTCCCGGTGGA
- a CDS encoding tetratricopeptide repeat protein: MLSQFSGHSSHNARCVTKGAEPSRRARYVFIPAVLLLLICGASAWGQESSQEAALFFSDVVNYQNAGEFGLAADEWKKFVEKFPNDPLAAKAQNYLAVCQLQLKKYADAIANFETVLKKYPQADFREEAMLNLASANYAWAQNGNQAKYKDAAARFTDLLKSFPKTEFADQAQYFLGESLYLSGQKEQSIAAYDQLVKSYPQSPLAPDALYAKGVTLEELQKYADAQKVYDQFLASYADNPLATEVTMRKGEALLQQNQYADAEKLFEQAAKQKDFDLADHAMYRLAFCALQGDELMRAGNAYARIPLDFPKSTYAPEATMLAGRCYYRAGRLDDAARWLAAAGRQGGQFEVEAAHWLARVYLQQGKAAEAEALAKAILPKANGNDFLVALKMDMADAIYEQPQRSKESIALYERIAKDHADKPEAPQALYNAAFAALETRDFAKASALSDEFAKKYPQDQSRLDAMYVGAEAKLQTDKLAEAEKSLKTLITEGKQRPEAARWQLRLALTQYLQNKFADVEKTIASVQSSLKDADLLAQANYLVGASAFQQSQFDKAKKALEASVKASTSWAQADEARLMLARTLHAKGDTTAAIQQAQGIVSSYPNSQILDQVNFRLGEFLFAANRFDEAAAAYAQVLAKSPSSTLAPHALYGQAWAYLKQPNPAKADQAFGELIAKHDGHELIVDAYTGRAIARRSEGKFKEAIDDLNQVVAKSKDPSQKLEAEYLKGVSLVDAKNPAEAEKVFTAIHQQNPEFASDDKVLYELAWAQRAQGKGDASNASFQQLAKAHPQSPLAAEAMYHVGESFYAKDNFAEAETWYTSSAKQAKAPEIGEKAIYKQAWSQYQQGKTNEALDGFGSQITKFPNGPLASDAIFMQGECFYKDKQYDAALDSYGRVDPKRLSSDEMRSLLMLHAGQSASQQKLWGEAKKWFDQLVEQLPSSPLLGETYYEIGWANYNEKKTPEAIDYFNKAAEESRGLAGARARFMLGEIYFEQKKYDDALGQFKRVVYGFGGEQSLDSVKPWQAKCAYEIGRCNEVQIRQAPPAEKATFVDEAKKFYTLVVQRFPQAPEAKLAQARLEALAQL, from the coding sequence ATGCTGTCTCAGTTTTCGGGCCATAGCTCCCATAACGCACGATGCGTGACCAAAGGGGCCGAGCCCAGCCGACGAGCACGTTACGTATTTATCCCTGCCGTACTGCTTCTGCTGATTTGCGGTGCATCCGCATGGGGACAGGAGTCGTCGCAAGAGGCCGCTCTGTTTTTCTCGGACGTCGTGAACTACCAGAACGCCGGCGAGTTTGGACTTGCCGCGGACGAATGGAAAAAGTTTGTCGAGAAGTTCCCCAACGATCCCCTAGCGGCCAAGGCGCAAAACTATCTGGCCGTCTGTCAGCTGCAACTTAAGAAGTATGCGGATGCGATCGCCAACTTCGAGACGGTCTTAAAGAAGTATCCCCAGGCCGACTTCCGCGAAGAAGCGATGCTTAACCTGGCTTCGGCGAACTATGCCTGGGCCCAGAACGGTAATCAGGCGAAGTACAAAGATGCAGCCGCACGTTTCACGGATTTGCTGAAATCTTTTCCCAAGACAGAGTTTGCTGATCAGGCTCAGTACTTCCTGGGTGAGTCGCTCTATCTCTCGGGGCAGAAGGAACAATCGATCGCTGCCTACGATCAATTGGTGAAATCGTATCCCCAAAGTCCCCTGGCTCCTGACGCCCTGTACGCTAAAGGGGTGACCCTTGAAGAATTGCAAAAGTACGCGGACGCCCAGAAGGTCTACGACCAGTTCCTGGCGTCGTATGCCGATAACCCCCTGGCGACGGAAGTCACCATGCGAAAGGGGGAAGCTCTGCTTCAGCAAAATCAGTATGCCGACGCAGAGAAACTGTTCGAGCAAGCTGCCAAGCAGAAGGACTTCGACCTGGCCGACCATGCGATGTACCGCCTCGCGTTCTGTGCGCTTCAGGGGGACGAATTGATGCGGGCTGGCAACGCCTACGCTCGCATTCCGTTGGACTTTCCCAAGTCGACCTATGCACCCGAAGCAACGATGCTCGCCGGACGTTGTTACTATCGTGCCGGGCGGCTCGATGATGCGGCCCGCTGGCTGGCAGCGGCCGGACGACAGGGCGGTCAATTTGAAGTGGAAGCCGCACATTGGTTGGCCCGCGTCTACTTGCAGCAAGGGAAAGCCGCCGAGGCCGAAGCATTGGCCAAGGCGATTCTGCCAAAGGCGAACGGCAATGATTTTCTAGTCGCTTTGAAGATGGACATGGCCGATGCCATCTATGAGCAGCCGCAACGAAGCAAAGAGTCGATCGCCCTTTACGAGCGAATTGCCAAGGATCATGCCGATAAGCCTGAGGCTCCCCAAGCCCTCTATAACGCTGCATTTGCCGCGCTTGAAACCCGCGACTTCGCTAAGGCTTCGGCCCTTTCGGATGAGTTCGCGAAGAAGTATCCACAGGATCAGTCGCGTCTCGATGCGATGTACGTCGGTGCGGAAGCCAAGCTGCAAACCGATAAACTTGCCGAAGCCGAGAAGTCTCTGAAGACACTGATTACCGAAGGGAAGCAGCGTCCTGAGGCTGCTCGCTGGCAACTGCGTCTGGCACTCACACAGTACCTGCAGAATAAGTTTGCCGACGTCGAAAAGACGATCGCCTCGGTTCAATCTTCGCTCAAAGATGCAGACCTTCTGGCCCAGGCGAATTACCTGGTCGGGGCGAGTGCTTTTCAGCAGAGCCAATTCGACAAAGCAAAAAAGGCGTTGGAAGCTTCCGTGAAAGCTTCGACAAGCTGGGCTCAGGCGGACGAGGCCCGCTTGATGTTGGCCCGTACCCTGCACGCCAAAGGCGACACGACAGCGGCCATTCAGCAAGCTCAGGGAATTGTTTCGAGCTATCCGAATAGCCAGATCCTGGATCAGGTCAACTTCCGGCTGGGTGAATTTCTGTTCGCCGCCAATCGTTTTGACGAAGCGGCTGCCGCGTATGCCCAGGTATTGGCGAAGTCTCCCAGTTCTACGCTCGCACCGCATGCTTTGTATGGACAAGCATGGGCCTACCTCAAACAGCCCAATCCAGCAAAAGCCGATCAAGCATTTGGTGAGTTGATCGCCAAGCACGACGGACACGAACTAATCGTCGATGCCTATACCGGTCGGGCAATTGCACGTCGCTCGGAAGGGAAGTTCAAAGAAGCGATTGACGATTTGAATCAGGTCGTCGCCAAGAGCAAGGATCCTAGTCAGAAGCTAGAGGCCGAGTACCTGAAGGGCGTCAGCCTGGTGGATGCGAAGAATCCGGCGGAAGCAGAAAAGGTCTTCACGGCGATTCATCAGCAGAATCCCGAGTTCGCCAGCGACGACAAGGTCCTTTACGAGTTGGCGTGGGCTCAACGCGCCCAAGGAAAGGGTGACGCATCGAACGCCAGCTTCCAGCAACTTGCCAAAGCTCACCCGCAAAGCCCACTCGCCGCAGAGGCCATGTACCACGTGGGCGAATCGTTCTACGCCAAGGATAACTTTGCGGAAGCCGAAACTTGGTATACGTCGTCGGCCAAACAGGCCAAGGCCCCTGAAATTGGTGAAAAGGCAATTTACAAACAGGCCTGGTCCCAATATCAGCAGGGCAAGACGAACGAAGCCTTGGACGGATTCGGCAGTCAGATTACCAAATTCCCCAACGGTCCTTTGGCGTCGGATGCAATCTTTATGCAGGGCGAATGCTTTTACAAAGATAAGCAGTACGACGCAGCACTCGATTCGTACGGTCGAGTTGATCCCAAGCGACTTTCGAGCGATGAAATGCGATCGCTGCTGATGTTGCATGCCGGTCAATCGGCCAGCCAGCAAAAGCTGTGGGGCGAAGCAAAGAAGTGGTTCGATCAGCTGGTCGAGCAATTGCCGAGTTCGCCGCTTTTGGGCGAAACGTACTATGAAATCGGCTGGGCCAATTACAACGAAAAGAAGACACCTGAAGCAATCGACTACTTCAATAAGGCTGCCGAAGAGTCACGTGGCTTGGCCGGTGCCCGGGCTCGATTCATGCTAGGCGAAATCTACTTCGAGCAGAAGAAGTACGATGATGCCCTAGGGCAATTCAAACGCGTGGTCTATGGCTTTGGTGGTGAGCAATCGCTCGATAGCGTAAAGCCATGGCAGGCCAAGTGCGCCTATGAAATCGGTCGTTGCAATGAAGTGCAGATTCGCCAGGCTCCGCCCGCCGAGAAAGCAACGTTTGTTGATGAAGCGAAGAAGTTTTACACCCTAGTTGTCCAGCGATTTCCGCAAGCACCGGAAGCCAAGCTGGCCCAGGCCCGGCTTGAAGCCTTGGCCCAACTTTAA
- a CDS encoding NAD-dependent epimerase/dehydratase family protein, with product MATSLITGGAGFIGSHLSEALLAMGNEVIVVDDESTGAKRNIEHLVARPNFRFIHGTVSDRTLVRELVNEADEVYHLAAAVGVALINQEPIQTIERNIYPTELLLAEVQRRNAEGDEVRMFMASTSEVYGKNPKDTWTEEDDLVFGATTRPRWSYGASKAIDEFLTLAYWHQKKTPVVIGRFFNVVGPRQTGAYGMVLPRFVDAALAGKSPIVHHDGSQIRCFAHVADVIGAVIKLMRTDAALGEVFNIGSDRPVTILELAKMVISQVNPELDVQFQSYEEAFNSKFEDISRRVPDLTKIKNCIDYAPQHTLEDIIADVIESKRA from the coding sequence ATGGCAACTTCTCTGATCACCGGCGGGGCCGGATTTATTGGTTCGCACTTGTCCGAAGCCCTGCTGGCTATGGGTAACGAGGTCATCGTAGTCGACGACGAGTCGACCGGGGCGAAACGAAACATCGAACATCTGGTGGCCCGCCCTAATTTTCGATTTATCCACGGCACGGTCTCCGATCGGACGCTCGTCCGAGAGTTGGTTAATGAGGCCGACGAAGTCTATCACTTGGCTGCCGCGGTCGGTGTGGCCCTGATCAATCAGGAGCCGATTCAGACCATCGAACGGAACATTTACCCGACCGAACTCCTGCTGGCCGAAGTCCAACGGCGAAATGCGGAAGGAGACGAAGTCCGCATGTTCATGGCCAGCACGTCCGAGGTGTATGGCAAGAACCCCAAAGATACCTGGACCGAAGAAGATGACCTGGTCTTCGGCGCAACCACTCGTCCTCGCTGGAGTTACGGCGCATCCAAGGCGATCGACGAGTTCCTCACGCTGGCATATTGGCATCAGAAGAAGACGCCGGTGGTCATTGGCCGATTCTTTAACGTGGTGGGCCCGCGACAAACCGGTGCCTACGGCATGGTCCTGCCTCGGTTCGTCGACGCGGCATTGGCCGGTAAGTCTCCTATCGTGCACCATGACGGCAGCCAGATCCGCTGCTTCGCTCACGTTGCCGATGTGATCGGAGCGGTCATTAAGCTCATGCGAACTGATGCCGCCTTGGGTGAAGTCTTCAACATTGGCAGCGACCGACCGGTAACCATCCTGGAACTGGCCAAAATGGTCATTAGCCAGGTGAATCCGGAGCTGGATGTTCAATTTCAGTCGTATGAAGAAGCATTTAACTCGAAATTCGAGGATATTTCGCGCCGCGTGCCTGATCTGACCAAGATCAAAAACTGCATTGACTACGCACCGCAGCATACGCTGGAAGACATCATCGCCGATGTCATCGAGTCGAAGCGAGCCTGA
- a CDS encoding PulJ/GspJ family protein, with translation MWNIRTPHIATKTRGLTLVEMLMATALTLIMFAAVAQIFGMMGTAMRDARATIELSGNLRSVSTHLQHDLDNVTVDVLPWVQPGANQGYFEIIEGPDRDVDFAASDIIDDTTFPDYPGTQGGMAGDADDIVCFTAYSKDQPFVGLIFGELKPLSVTTHPHKYWVDTTSGTFTTITSHYAEIVYFTKHTPLEDINGNGGRDADETVTLYRRVLLIRPDIFVGDPSSDGPTESYPLSYVEAMNYYDLSMWTGASTSNWQTNSLEDLQTRSRRVAHAPYSAAGIQVDEDSGGSAIYMNVNVPAVFDAAPIRPHALMTFEQLNHAFQWDASGANLRDRTGEDVMLTNTLAFDVRVFDSIAPVRNDSAASPSLALSPGDPGFTAASTTDAMAGAFVDLNWSRTAPTAGTSYHNQTFQFGPNTKSRIGNITIYGGNSSAIFGGTTPTAGNINSSFFRQNPSMMSTASLNYGYYDTWPYSYEVDGVDQDGDGTIDEGTNGFDDDSDGIVDDHVATDFNGDNAITGTLEPSELETQPPYSKALRAVSITVRAIEGGTRQVRQDTIVADFLPN, from the coding sequence ATGTGGAATATTCGTACACCGCACATCGCTACCAAAACGCGCGGACTGACGCTCGTCGAAATGTTGATGGCGACAGCGTTGACCTTGATCATGTTCGCTGCCGTGGCCCAAATCTTCGGCATGATGGGCACGGCGATGCGAGACGCGCGAGCCACGATCGAGCTTTCCGGCAACCTCCGCAGCGTTTCGACCCACCTTCAGCACGACCTGGACAACGTCACGGTCGACGTTCTGCCGTGGGTGCAACCGGGTGCCAATCAGGGATACTTCGAGATCATCGAGGGTCCTGATCGCGATGTCGACTTTGCTGCCTCGGACATCATTGACGATACCACTTTTCCTGACTATCCCGGAACTCAAGGCGGTATGGCTGGCGATGCGGATGATATCGTTTGCTTTACGGCCTATAGCAAAGATCAACCGTTTGTTGGTTTGATTTTTGGTGAACTAAAGCCGCTTTCCGTGACCACCCACCCTCACAAGTATTGGGTCGATACGACATCAGGCACGTTCACCACCATCACCTCGCACTACGCCGAGATCGTCTACTTCACCAAACACACGCCGCTTGAGGACATTAACGGCAACGGAGGGCGTGATGCGGACGAAACCGTTACTCTTTACCGTCGCGTTCTGCTGATCCGTCCCGATATTTTCGTTGGTGACCCAAGTTCGGACGGCCCCACGGAGTCCTATCCGCTCAGCTACGTCGAAGCGATGAACTATTACGATCTCTCGATGTGGACAGGGGCTTCCACTTCGAACTGGCAGACCAACTCGCTCGAAGATCTACAAACTCGCTCTCGACGCGTCGCGCATGCACCTTACTCTGCTGCTGGCATTCAAGTCGATGAAGATAGCGGAGGCAGTGCAATTTACATGAATGTGAATGTACCGGCAGTTTTCGACGCAGCCCCCATTCGCCCTCACGCGTTGATGACCTTCGAGCAACTTAATCATGCGTTCCAATGGGACGCGTCTGGCGCCAATCTTCGGGACCGAACAGGCGAAGACGTGATGCTCACCAATACGCTGGCGTTTGACGTCCGGGTCTTCGACTCGATCGCTCCCGTGCGAAACGATTCCGCCGCGTCGCCGAGTCTGGCACTTTCCCCTGGCGATCCCGGTTTTACCGCCGCGAGTACAACGGATGCCATGGCGGGTGCTTTTGTTGACCTGAACTGGAGTCGTACTGCTCCCACCGCGGGAACGAGCTATCACAATCAGACCTTCCAATTCGGCCCAAACACAAAATCACGAATTGGAAACATCACCATTTACGGGGGGAACAGCTCGGCAATTTTTGGCGGGACCACTCCTACCGCAGGCAATATTAATTCGAGCTTCTTCCGACAGAACCCCTCGATGATGAGCACTGCGAGCTTGAACTACGGCTACTACGACACATGGCCTTACTCCTATGAAGTAGACGGGGTAGACCAAGATGGTGACGGCACAATCGATGAAGGTACCAATGGCTTCGACGATGACAGTGATGGTATCGTTGACGATCACGTGGCCACCGACTTCAACGGCGACAACGCGATCACCGGTACTTTGGAGCCAAGCGAATTAGAAACGCAACCACCCTATTCCAAGGCCCTCCGTGCTGTTTCGATCACGGTCCGAGCAATCGAAGGTGGAACTCGCCAGGTACGACAAGATACGATCGTGGCGGACTTCCTACCGAATTAG
- a CDS encoding cation:proton antiporter: MDEKLYLLYLAGILALGISAQWLAWRLRLPSILLLLGFGFMASFLPEGPDEIIGREVLFPIVSLSVAVILFEGGMSLRFAELREVGPALGGLVTIGALVVWGLASVAAHFLIGFSPAISAVVGAIVVVTGPTVVGPLLSHIRPSRKIGSLAKWEGIVIDPIGAVLAVLVFEFIMQTGEGATWATPMWSIAKTIMVGVVLGVVTAYMMIFALKSYWVPDFLHNAFILAVLLSVFALSNYIQSESGLLTVTVLGLLMANQKHIPVRHIFEFKENLRVLLISCLFIVLAARISLSTLLDVGWTGLLFVAVLIVIVRPASVFLSTLGSSLNWREKVFLCFMAPRGIVAAAVGSIFSFELVHHAENLNLSEIGGTSEGALVVPVVFMVIVGTVTFYGLTAAPVARWLGLASPAPQGVLIAGADRWIRELAVVIKSAGFHVMLVDTNFRNITAARMQNLPAQCASILSDFVSEELNLGGIGRLLAATPNDEVNSLACMEFTHLFGRKEVYQLSPWDSGSGKRQSVSDHLRGRVIFGHGLDFYKIARRVTAGAQFKKTTITEEFTYHDFQQTHGESATLLFVIPESNRLRIVTADDSFVPKAGQTIIALIDARPEPVKPPAKSDDSNSSEPEESPAKSVESE, from the coding sequence GTGGACGAGAAGCTATACCTACTCTATTTAGCCGGCATTCTGGCCCTGGGGATTTCAGCCCAGTGGTTGGCTTGGCGTCTGCGGCTTCCTTCCATTCTGCTTCTTCTGGGCTTTGGCTTTATGGCCAGTTTCCTCCCGGAAGGTCCCGACGAAATCATCGGACGTGAAGTCCTTTTCCCAATCGTCTCCCTTTCTGTGGCTGTGATTCTATTCGAAGGAGGCATGAGCCTGCGCTTCGCGGAACTGCGTGAGGTGGGGCCGGCACTGGGGGGCCTGGTAACTATTGGGGCCTTGGTCGTCTGGGGATTGGCATCGGTTGCTGCGCACTTTTTGATTGGCTTTTCGCCGGCGATTTCTGCCGTGGTTGGGGCCATTGTCGTGGTGACAGGGCCGACGGTCGTGGGGCCGCTGTTAAGCCATATCAGACCATCGCGAAAGATCGGCTCGCTGGCCAAATGGGAAGGGATCGTTATTGACCCAATTGGTGCGGTGCTGGCGGTTCTCGTGTTCGAGTTCATTATGCAGACCGGCGAAGGGGCAACCTGGGCCACTCCGATGTGGTCGATAGCCAAGACGATCATGGTCGGTGTCGTTTTGGGCGTGGTGACCGCCTATATGATGATCTTCGCTTTGAAGAGCTACTGGGTCCCTGACTTTCTGCACAATGCATTCATTCTGGCGGTGTTGCTGTCGGTATTTGCTCTTTCCAATTACATCCAATCCGAGTCCGGACTGCTGACGGTGACCGTGCTGGGGCTGTTGATGGCCAATCAAAAGCACATTCCCGTTCGGCATATCTTCGAATTCAAAGAGAACCTGCGTGTTCTGTTGATTTCTTGTTTGTTCATCGTGCTGGCCGCGCGAATTTCCCTCAGTACGCTCCTGGATGTGGGCTGGACCGGGTTGCTGTTCGTGGCCGTGCTGATTGTCATCGTGCGTCCGGCCTCGGTGTTTCTTTCCACGTTGGGCAGTAGCCTGAATTGGCGCGAAAAGGTCTTTTTGTGCTTCATGGCCCCCCGTGGGATTGTGGCTGCCGCGGTCGGTTCGATTTTCTCCTTTGAACTGGTCCACCATGCCGAGAATCTTAATCTCAGTGAAATTGGTGGTACCTCCGAAGGAGCCCTGGTTGTACCGGTCGTGTTCATGGTGATTGTCGGTACGGTCACGTTTTACGGTCTGACGGCCGCTCCGGTTGCTCGTTGGCTCGGTTTAGCCAGCCCGGCACCGCAAGGGGTGCTGATTGCCGGAGCGGATCGCTGGATTCGAGAACTCGCGGTGGTGATCAAGAGTGCCGGCTTCCATGTGATGCTGGTCGATACCAACTTCCGCAATATCACGGCGGCTCGGATGCAGAACCTACCAGCCCAGTGTGCGAGTATCCTCTCAGACTTTGTAAGCGAAGAACTCAATCTTGGTGGGATTGGACGGTTGCTGGCCGCTACGCCGAATGATGAGGTCAACTCGCTTGCCTGCATGGAGTTCACCCACTTATTCGGTCGAAAAGAGGTCTATCAGCTGAGTCCTTGGGATTCTGGCTCTGGCAAGCGGCAGTCGGTCTCCGATCATCTGCGAGGCCGCGTGATCTTCGGGCACGGGCTCGACTTCTACAAGATCGCCCGGCGCGTAACCGCGGGTGCCCAGTTTAAAAAGACGACGATCACCGAAGAATTCACCTACCACGACTTTCAGCAAACCCATGGTGAATCGGCCACACTGTTGTTTGTGATCCCGGAAAGCAACCGACTGAGGATCGTGACGGCTGACGACAGCTTCGTGCCCAAAGCTGGGCAAACCATCATCGCCCTGATTGATGCTCGACCTGAACCGGTCAAGCCACCCGCGAAGTCAGACGACTCGAATTCTAGCGAGCCGGAAGAATCGCCAGCGAAATCTGTGGAGTCGGAATAG
- a CDS encoding 3-keto-disaccharide hydrolase — MPLDNRDRTRFPKILIVLLTLAFGSIMPRAELFAQTPGLTPEEIEDGWISLFDGESLFGWKQVTKTDWKVVDGTIQATDGEIGLLCTTTQFADYIFRVDFLAEENTNSGVFLRTSPKPKSPTYDCYELNIAPPSNSFPTGSFVGREKVTPECKPGEWHTFEVRVQGPVLEVKLDGEVVSTLEDPAYLGKGFIGLQHNEGKIQFRNVSLKPLGLKSIFNGKDLTGWKQYPEMVTKFSVTEEGAIHAQDGPGQLETEGLYANFVLQMEAKTNAENLNSGLFFRCIPGDKMMGYESQIHNGIEGNDPTKPVDSGTGAIFRRCVARKVVSKDMEWLTKTLIAEGAHISVWVNGYQVTDWTDQRKPDENPRRGQRVAAGSIILQGHDPTTDVLFRNFQIQELPERWPVKRSE, encoded by the coding sequence ATGCCGCTTGATAACCGTGACCGCACTAGATTTCCAAAGATCTTGATCGTTCTGCTCACGTTGGCCTTCGGCTCGATCATGCCGCGTGCCGAACTCTTTGCTCAAACTCCAGGTCTTACACCGGAAGAAATCGAAGACGGTTGGATCTCCCTTTTCGATGGAGAGTCGCTTTTTGGGTGGAAACAAGTCACCAAGACCGATTGGAAAGTTGTCGACGGAACGATCCAAGCCACCGACGGTGAAATTGGTCTGCTCTGCACAACAACGCAGTTTGCCGACTATATCTTCCGGGTCGACTTCCTGGCTGAAGAAAATACCAACAGCGGTGTCTTCCTGCGAACGTCTCCTAAGCCGAAGAGCCCTACGTACGACTGCTATGAGCTGAATATCGCCCCTCCTTCCAATTCCTTTCCCACCGGCAGTTTTGTCGGTCGCGAGAAGGTGACTCCTGAGTGCAAGCCAGGCGAGTGGCATACCTTTGAAGTCCGCGTTCAAGGTCCCGTTTTGGAAGTAAAACTGGATGGCGAGGTAGTTTCGACCCTGGAAGATCCAGCCTACCTCGGCAAAGGCTTTATTGGGCTACAGCATAACGAAGGGAAAATCCAGTTCCGCAACGTAAGCCTGAAACCGCTAGGCCTGAAATCGATCTTCAATGGAAAAGACTTGACCGGCTGGAAGCAATACCCAGAGATGGTCACCAAATTTAGTGTCACCGAGGAAGGTGCCATCCATGCTCAGGACGGCCCGGGCCAACTCGAAACGGAGGGACTCTATGCCAATTTCGTCCTGCAAATGGAAGCCAAGACCAACGCCGAGAACCTGAACTCCGGCCTCTTCTTCCGCTGCATCCCAGGCGACAAGATGATGGGATACGAAAGTCAGATTCATAACGGCATCGAAGGAAACGATCCGACCAAGCCGGTCGACAGCGGCACAGGGGCCATTTTCCGTCGCTGCGTTGCCCGCAAGGTGGTTAGCAAAGATATGGAGTGGCTGACCAAGACCCTCATCGCCGAAGGCGCCCATATCTCGGTTTGGGTCAACGGCTACCAGGTCACCGACTGGACTGATCAACGCAAGCCGGATGAAAACCCACGTCGTGGGCAACGCGTGGCTGCAGGATCGATCATCCTGCAAGGACACGATCCGACGACCGACGTCCTCTTTCGCAACTTCCAGATCCAGGAACTGCCAGAACGATGGCCGGTCAAGCGAAGCGAATAA
- the ispH gene encoding 4-hydroxy-3-methylbut-2-enyl diphosphate reductase yields MKVILASPRGFCAGVNMAIECLDLALKTFGAPVYVYHEIVHNKYVVETFKKKGAVFVDDVQEVPPNSILLFSAHGVSPEIRKAAKERDLTAIDATCPLVTKVHLEAIKFAKLGYTICLIGHEGHDEVIGTMGEAPEAIVLVETEADVDTLEIADPEKLAYLTQTTLSVDDATRIINRLKERFPAIKGPPKADICYATQNRQEAVRILGTEAQLVLVLGSQNSSNSQRLKELAQESGTPGYLIDGAGDIRPEWFDGVEGVLVTAGASAPEDVVQECLDYLVEKFDAQIEARSIREEEVHFPLPKELRKLVQLN; encoded by the coding sequence ATGAAAGTGATTCTAGCAAGTCCACGCGGGTTTTGTGCGGGGGTGAACATGGCGATTGAGTGCCTTGACTTGGCTCTCAAGACCTTTGGCGCACCTGTCTACGTCTATCACGAGATCGTCCACAACAAGTACGTTGTCGAGACCTTCAAGAAGAAGGGTGCTGTTTTCGTCGACGATGTGCAGGAAGTCCCTCCGAATTCGATCCTGTTGTTCAGTGCCCACGGCGTTTCGCCTGAAATTCGCAAAGCGGCCAAGGAACGCGACTTAACAGCGATCGACGCGACCTGCCCACTGGTTACCAAGGTGCACTTGGAAGCGATCAAGTTCGCCAAGTTGGGTTACACGATCTGCTTGATCGGGCATGAAGGTCATGACGAAGTGATCGGCACGATGGGGGAAGCCCCTGAGGCAATCGTCCTGGTCGAGACCGAGGCCGATGTCGACACACTGGAGATCGCCGACCCTGAAAAGCTGGCCTACCTCACCCAGACGACGCTCTCTGTTGACGATGCAACACGGATCATTAACCGCCTGAAAGAGCGTTTCCCGGCAATCAAGGGACCGCCCAAGGCAGATATCTGCTACGCGACCCAGAATCGTCAGGAAGCTGTGCGAATCCTGGGGACGGAAGCTCAGTTGGTCTTGGTGCTCGGTAGTCAGAACAGTTCCAACAGCCAGCGATTGAAGGAACTTGCTCAGGAAAGCGGAACGCCTGGCTACCTGATCGATGGTGCCGGCGATATTCGGCCTGAGTGGTTTGATGGCGTGGAAGGGGTCTTGGTCACCGCCGGGGCGAGTGCCCCAGAGGACGTGGTTCAGGAATGTCTCGATTATCTGGTCGAGAAGTTCGACGCCCAAATTGAAGCTCGCAGCATCCGGGAAGAAGAAGTCCATTTCCCATTGCCGAAAGAACTTCGCAAGCTCGTTCAGCTCAATTAA